Proteins from one Acidimicrobiia bacterium genomic window:
- a CDS encoding geranylgeranyl reductase family protein — MSERYDVLVVGAGPAGAAAAYWLASGGRRVLAIERKRFPREKTCGDGLTPRAVRQLHDMGLQDRLAGHQRFDGLRSIAHGITLELAWPDHPVFPPYGYVVRRRDLDAMVAERAVDAGAELWTGAEAVAPVVEDGLVRGASVRRDGATERVDARVVVVADGANSRFGRALGTERRRRYPLGMAIRGYFESPFHDEPWIESHLDLRDPDGNHLPGYGWVFPVGDGTVNVGAGLLSTFHGWKSVNTTRLMEAFVATAPQRWGIRAETACGPPTGGKLPTGGSVEPKVGPTWLVVGDAAGSVNPFNGEGIAYAYETGRMAAAAVEEALATGDGLALHGYTAQLEKEYDLYFRVARAFVKAIGNPAVMRELTRVGMRSRTLMEWVLRIMANLLRPDELGPAEAAYRAVERLVALGPEP, encoded by the coding sequence ATGAGCGAGCGGTACGACGTGCTCGTCGTCGGCGCCGGACCCGCGGGTGCCGCCGCGGCGTACTGGCTCGCGAGCGGCGGGCGGCGCGTGCTCGCGATCGAACGCAAGCGCTTCCCGCGCGAGAAGACGTGCGGCGACGGCCTCACGCCGCGCGCGGTGCGGCAACTCCACGACATGGGGCTGCAGGACCGGCTCGCGGGACACCAGCGCTTCGACGGCCTCCGCTCGATCGCGCACGGCATCACGCTCGAGCTCGCCTGGCCCGACCATCCGGTCTTCCCGCCCTACGGCTACGTCGTGCGGCGCCGGGACCTCGACGCGATGGTCGCCGAGCGGGCCGTCGACGCGGGGGCGGAGCTGTGGACCGGTGCGGAGGCGGTCGCTCCTGTCGTCGAGGACGGGCTCGTCCGGGGAGCGTCGGTCCGGCGTGACGGTGCCACGGAGCGTGTCGACGCCCGGGTCGTCGTGGTCGCCGACGGTGCGAACTCGCGCTTCGGGCGCGCGCTCGGCACCGAACGGCGGCGGCGCTACCCGCTCGGCATGGCGATCCGCGGGTACTTCGAGAGCCCGTTCCACGACGAGCCGTGGATCGAGAGCCACCTCGACCTGCGTGATCCCGACGGGAACCACCTCCCGGGCTACGGGTGGGTGTTCCCGGTCGGTGACGGCACCGTCAACGTCGGCGCCGGCCTCCTCTCGACGTTCCACGGCTGGAAGTCGGTGAACACGACGCGGCTCATGGAGGCGTTCGTGGCCACCGCGCCCCAGCGGTGGGGCATCCGGGCCGAGACGGCGTGCGGGCCGCCGACGGGCGGCAAGCTGCCGACGGGCGGCTCGGTGGAGCCCAAGGTGGGGCCGACCTGGCTGGTCGTCGGCGACGCCGCGGGATCGGTCAATCCGTTCAACGGTGAGGGCATCGCCTACGCGTACGAGACCGGACGGATGGCGGCCGCGGCGGTCGAGGAGGCGCTCGCGACGGGTGACGGCCTCGCGCTGCACGGCTACACCGCGCAATTGGAGAAGGAGTACGACCTCTACTTCCGCGTCGCTCGCGCGTTCGTGAAAGCGATCGGCAACCCGGCCGTGATGCGCGAGCTGACCCGGGTCGGGATGCGGTCACGCACGCTCATGGAGTGGGTGCTGCGGATCATGGCGAACCTGCTGCGGCCGGACGAGCTCGGGCCCGCCGAGGCCGCGTACCGCGCGGTCGAGCGGCTGGTCGCGCTCGGGCCGGAACCGTGA
- the extP gene encoding selenite/tellurite reduction operon b-type cytochrome ExtP, with protein sequence MFRKDHADTPRQRSYVIMNSVLYHLHPVKVKRHAVKVSYTLCLGGLSFFLFILLTVTGIFLMFFYRPTAASAWDSVKTLETAVYFGSLVRNMHRWAAHLMVLSVFLHMSRVFYHGAYKAPREFNWVIGVILLTLTLLMSFTGYLLPWDQLALWAVTVGTNMMGYTPVFGNSVRYVLLGSKEISGDTLLRWYVLHVLLLPFTIVIFMAIHFWRVRKDGGISGPL encoded by the coding sequence GTGTTCCGGAAGGATCACGCGGACACGCCCCGTCAGCGCTCCTACGTGATCATGAACAGCGTGCTGTACCACCTCCACCCGGTGAAGGTGAAGCGGCACGCGGTGAAGGTGTCGTACACGCTCTGCCTCGGCGGGCTGTCGTTCTTCCTCTTCATCCTGCTCACGGTGACCGGCATCTTCCTGATGTTCTTCTACCGGCCGACCGCGGCGTCCGCGTGGGACAGCGTCAAGACGCTCGAGACCGCCGTCTACTTCGGGTCACTCGTCCGCAACATGCACCGGTGGGCGGCGCACCTGATGGTGCTGTCCGTCTTCCTGCACATGAGCCGCGTCTTCTACCACGGCGCGTACAAGGCACCCCGCGAGTTCAACTGGGTGATCGGCGTCATCCTGCTGACGCTCACGCTGCTCATGTCGTTCACCGGCTACCTGCTGCCGTGGGACCAGCTCGCACTGTGGGCGGTCACCGTCGGCACGAACATGATGGGCTACACCCCGGTGTTCGGGAACTCGGTGCGCTACGTGCTGCTGGGTTCCAAGGAGATCAGCGGCGACACGTTGCTGCGATGGTACGTACTCCACGTGCTGCTCCTACCGTTCACCATCGTCATCTTCATGGCGATCCACTTCTGGCGCGTCCGCAAGGACGGCGGCATCAGCGGTCCGCTGTAG
- the nuoD gene encoding NADH dehydrogenase (quinone) subunit D produces MSEMTDVVEFSPDEERLQRQTDEGSQELRTSVRDVVVTGGQWPEGEDEGDTMIINMGPQHPSTHGVLRLMMELDGETVLQVKPVIGYLHTGMEKTGEELTYAQGSTNVTRMDYAAPLSNELVYSLAVERLLDLELPPRATWIRMMMVELNRMSSHLLFQATNGMDIGALSMMIYGWREREETLRFLEKVTGLRMNHNYIRPGGVAADLPDGWQDDVLELCKLVEAGVSEYDALLTENPIWLERMVGVGVITTEQALALGATGPILRSTGMPWDLRKAQPYLAYDDVDFDIIYTSNGDCFDRYRIRLYEILESVKIVRQCVERMPAGDFRVQDRKVTPPPRARIDESMEALIHHFKLFTEGFKVPAGETYVAIESPRGEIGCYLVADGTGKPCRLHIRGPSFYNLQSVSTMGRGAMVADAVAVVSSIDPIMGEVDR; encoded by the coding sequence ATGAGTGAGATGACGGACGTCGTCGAGTTCTCGCCCGACGAGGAGCGACTGCAGCGCCAGACCGACGAGGGGTCGCAGGAGCTGCGCACGAGCGTGCGCGACGTCGTCGTCACCGGCGGGCAGTGGCCCGAGGGTGAGGACGAGGGCGACACCATGATCATCAACATGGGGCCGCAGCACCCGTCCACGCACGGCGTGCTGCGCCTCATGATGGAGCTCGACGGCGAGACCGTCCTCCAGGTGAAGCCGGTCATCGGCTACCTGCACACCGGGATGGAGAAGACGGGCGAGGAGCTCACGTACGCGCAGGGCTCCACGAACGTCACGCGCATGGACTACGCCGCGCCGCTGAGCAACGAGCTCGTCTACTCGCTCGCGGTCGAGCGGCTTCTCGACCTCGAGCTCCCGCCGCGCGCGACGTGGATCCGGATGATGATGGTCGAGCTCAACCGCATGTCGTCGCACCTGCTGTTCCAGGCGACGAACGGCATGGACATCGGCGCGCTCTCGATGATGATCTACGGCTGGCGCGAGCGAGAGGAGACGTTGCGGTTCCTCGAGAAGGTCACCGGCCTGCGGATGAACCACAACTACATCCGGCCCGGTGGTGTCGCGGCCGACCTGCCCGACGGCTGGCAGGACGACGTGCTCGAGCTCTGCAAGCTCGTCGAGGCGGGTGTCAGCGAGTACGACGCGCTGCTCACCGAGAACCCCATCTGGCTCGAGCGCATGGTGGGCGTCGGCGTCATCACGACGGAGCAGGCACTCGCGCTGGGCGCGACCGGGCCGATCCTCCGCTCGACCGGGATGCCGTGGGACCTCCGCAAGGCGCAGCCGTACCTCGCGTACGACGACGTCGACTTCGACATCATCTACACGAGCAACGGCGACTGCTTCGACCGCTACCGCATCCGGCTCTACGAGATCCTCGAGTCGGTGAAGATCGTGCGCCAGTGCGTCGAGCGCATGCCGGCCGGTGACTTCCGCGTCCAGGACCGCAAGGTCACGCCGCCGCCTCGCGCGCGCATCGACGAGTCGATGGAGGCGCTGATCCATCACTTCAAGCTGTTCACCGAGGGCTTCAAGGTGCCCGCCGGTGAGACGTACGTCGCGATCGAGTCGCCTCGCGGCGAGATCGGGTGCTATCTCGTAGCCGACGGGACCGGGAAGCCGTGCCGTCTGCACATCCGCGGCCCGTCCTTCTACAACCTGCAGTCCGTGAGCACGATGGGACGCGGCGCGATGGTCGCCGACGCCGTCGCCGTCGTCTCCAGCATCGACCCGATCATGGGGGAGGTCGACCGCTAG
- a CDS encoding NAD(P)H-dependent oxidoreductase subunit E: MAFTPENRARAREIVARYPRPKSAILPLAHLAQDQDGWLSRDAMCEIAELVGQTPADVLGTCSFYTMLKREPVGRLVVSVCTNVSCLVTGGPQVLDHLRHRYADDPEVYVEEVECLAACGGAPAMQVNYEFHENVTPDSAEGIVEAYKRGELQARTVSGARVASGSRS, encoded by the coding sequence ATGGCGTTCACACCGGAGAACCGCGCGCGTGCGCGCGAGATCGTCGCGCGCTATCCGCGGCCGAAGTCGGCGATCCTCCCGCTCGCACACCTCGCGCAGGACCAGGACGGGTGGTTGTCGCGCGACGCGATGTGCGAGATCGCGGAGCTCGTGGGTCAGACGCCGGCCGACGTCCTCGGCACGTGCTCCTTCTACACGATGCTCAAGCGCGAGCCCGTCGGCCGCCTGGTCGTGTCGGTGTGCACGAACGTGAGCTGTCTCGTCACCGGCGGACCGCAGGTTCTGGATCACCTTCGTCACCGCTACGCGGACGACCCCGAGGTCTACGTCGAGGAGGTCGAGTGCCTCGCGGCGTGCGGCGGCGCGCCCGCGATGCAGGTGAACTACGAGTTCCACGAGAACGTCACGCCCGACTCCGCGGAGGGCATCGTCGAGGCGTACAAGCGTGGCGAGCTGCAGGCGCGGACGGTGTCCGGCGCGCGCGTGGCGTCGGGGAGCAGGTCCTGA
- a CDS encoding NADH-quinone oxidoreductase subunit C has product MADDEARETIPKDGADAATGEVARAGAPAPDDDVAAALIERFPDVLFFRSHTQPVLHVPRGRWHDVAQSLRDDESFDQCVDVTAVDHLVDPARLVAPGVDPERFEVVTNFLSHTRNRRIRCIAQVPADDPVIASLVDLYPGLSFPERETYDLFGIRFEGHPDLTRILMPDDWIGHPLRKDDAPARVPVTFKEDPSPR; this is encoded by the coding sequence ATGGCGGACGATGAGGCTCGTGAAACGATTCCCAAGGACGGCGCGGACGCCGCGACCGGCGAGGTCGCGCGCGCGGGCGCGCCGGCGCCCGACGACGACGTCGCGGCCGCGCTGATCGAGCGCTTCCCGGACGTCCTCTTCTTCCGCTCGCACACCCAGCCCGTCCTCCACGTCCCGCGCGGGCGATGGCACGACGTCGCGCAGTCGCTGCGCGACGACGAGTCGTTCGACCAGTGCGTCGACGTCACCGCCGTCGACCATCTCGTCGATCCCGCGCGTCTCGTCGCGCCCGGGGTCGACCCGGAGCGCTTCGAGGTCGTCACGAACTTCCTGTCGCACACGCGCAACCGGCGCATCCGTTGCATCGCGCAGGTGCCCGCGGACGATCCCGTGATCGCCAGCCTGGTCGACCTGTATCCCGGGTTGTCGTTCCCGGAGCGCGAGACGTACGACCTGTTCGGCATCCGGTTCGAGGGCCATCCCGACCTCACCCGGATCCTCATGCCCGACGACTGGATCGGTCACCCCTTGCGCAAGGACGACGCGCCTGCCCGCGTGCCCGTCACCTTCAAGGAAGACCCCAGCCCGCGATGA
- a CDS encoding NADH-quinone oxidoreductase subunit A: MVQYLPILAMIVLVLIFVVASFAASTLLSPKRPNPAKTAPYESGIVPEVAPAERFPVKFYLVALTFIVLDVEIIFLYPFTTVYRGMGTYGLVLMGVFLLVLLVPFAFLLSTGALDWGPMKRAPVRVGEGVLRASSIPPLTVGSSDTGDGEARGGAPEIEEAS, from the coding sequence GTGGTCCAGTACCTGCCCATCCTCGCCATGATCGTGCTCGTGCTGATCTTCGTCGTGGCGTCGTTCGCGGCCTCGACGTTGCTCTCGCCGAAGCGACCGAACCCGGCGAAGACGGCGCCCTACGAGTCAGGGATCGTTCCCGAGGTCGCGCCCGCCGAGCGGTTCCCGGTGAAGTTCTATCTGGTCGCGCTGACGTTCATCGTGCTCGACGTCGAGATCATCTTCCTCTACCCGTTCACGACCGTGTACCGCGGGATGGGCACGTACGGACTCGTGCTGATGGGTGTGTTCCTGCTCGTGCTGCTCGTGCCGTTCGCGTTCCTGTTGTCGACCGGCGCGCTCGACTGGGGACCGATGAAGCGAGCTCCGGTGCGCGTCGGCGAGGGCGTGCTGCGCGCGTCGAGCATCCCACCGCTCACGGTCGGCTCGTCCGACACCGGCGACGGCGAGGCACGCGGCGGCGCGCCCGAGATCGAGGAGGCGAGCTAG